The Pedosphaera parvula Ellin514 genome has a segment encoding these proteins:
- a CDS encoding D-sedoheptulose-7-phosphate isomerase codes for MKQWINDFVTAQKAALDSIPVEAVAQVIEKLKQAVAEDRQIFVFGNGGSAMNASHFATDLGKGSSDKIGKRFRVLSLNDNVSWMTAIGNDYAYDQIFVRQLQNYGRKGDLVLALSVSGNSPNVVHALDWANQNGLHTVALVGAKKGRMAEIAHQAIVIDSTHYGRVEDAQMGICHMLCYAFMEKPEIAKL; via the coding sequence ATGAAGCAATGGATTAATGATTTTGTTACGGCGCAGAAAGCGGCTCTGGATTCGATTCCCGTGGAGGCTGTGGCGCAGGTGATTGAGAAATTGAAGCAAGCTGTGGCTGAGGATCGCCAGATTTTCGTCTTTGGCAACGGCGGCAGCGCGATGAATGCCTCCCATTTCGCCACCGATTTGGGCAAGGGTTCCTCCGACAAAATCGGCAAGCGTTTCCGGGTGCTTTCGCTCAATGACAACGTGAGTTGGATGACGGCGATCGGCAACGATTACGCCTATGACCAGATTTTTGTGCGCCAGTTGCAGAACTACGGCAGGAAGGGCGACCTCGTGCTGGCTTTAAGTGTCAGCGGCAATTCTCCGAACGTGGTGCATGCGCTGGATTGGGCCAATCAGAATGGCTTGCACACCGTTGCGCTCGTGGGTGCCAAGAAGGGTCGTATGGCGGAGATTGCGCACCAGGCCATTGTTATTGATTCCACGCATTATGGGCGGGTGGAAGATGCGCAGATGGGTATCTGCCATATGCTCTGTTACGCCTTCATGGAAAAGCCGGAAATCGCGAAGCTTTAG